The nucleotide window TTTTTGAATTGATTCCTATTCTTTTTTATGATTTTGAATACATCAGAAACCTAATTATTAAATCTGTTCAAATAATTAGTATCGTTTTAGTTATTAAAATTGTTAGAAGTATTTTAAACTCTATAAAAGATTACTTAAAAACATTACCAAAATTTAAAGACAAACCAATTGATAGTTACATACAAGTATTTATGATATTTGCTTGGTTTAGTGGTTTCATTTTGTCTTTTGCTATTATAACCAATCAGTCTATTTTAGCCTTTTTTACAGCTCTAGGTGCCGCTTCTGCAATTATAATATTAATTTTCAAAGACACTATTTTGGGGTTTGTTGCCAGCATTCAAGTTTCTGTAAACGATATGGTTCGAATTGGCGATTGGATTACTTTTGAAAAATTTGGAGCAGATGGTGATGTTATAGAAATTTCACTTGCCACAGTAAAGGTTCAAAATTTTGACAAAACAATTACTACAATTCCTACATATGCCTTAATTTCTGACTCTTTCAAAAACTGGAGAGGAATGGTAAACTCTCAAGGAAGAAGGATTAAAAGAGCTTTAAACATTAAAATAAACAGTATTAAACACTTGTCGAATGAAGATATCGATAAATTAAAATCTGTTCAATTGATTGAAGAGTATTTAACTATGCGTCAAAAAAAGATTAACAACTTTAATAAAGAATACAATATTAATAAAGGCCTTCTTTTAAACGGACGTAATTTAACTAATATTGGTGTTTTTAGAAAATACGCTCAAACCTATATTGAAATGCATCCCGCTATCAACAATGATATGATGATTATGGTTAGACAGTTAGCACCTACTTCTCAAGGTTTACCTTTAGAAATATATGCTTTTAGTGCTGATAAAAACTGGAAGAACTACGAATATATTGTATCCGATATTTTTGATCATTTACTGGCTTCAATTAAACATTTTGATTTAGAAATATTTGAATTACCAACAAACACAAACTTTTAGGTTATAAGTCAAGTTCTATTAGTTTCTCATTGTAATCAAATTGTAGATCTTCATGTAACTTATCAATACCTTTACGTATTAACCTTACTTGAGTTATCAGTACATTTTGTATGCGAGGACTCTTCTTTATCGACGGTTTAACATTTTTTAGCTGTAAACAGAAGTACAATAATAACTCAATTTCTGTTTCTTTATTTTTTGAATACCGAATATACCTCTTTGTTGTTGTAAGTATTTTCCGAACACTTTTTCTTATATAAAAATAACTCTTTGTATTAACCTCACTAAACAAAACATCTATTTCCTTTTTCACAGTTTCTCTATACTGTTCTTCATTATGCGCCTCAAACAACAAATAAGTTAACAACTCTTTATTTTCTTTTTTAAACCTAATTAACTTTAAGCATAACTCTAATAATTCTTTAGAATTCTGATGCTCCAACTCATCCTTTAAAACTTTAATTGTAGCTGTTTTCATACATTATTAATCTATGGATGGAATATAAATAAAAACCTCATAGATTCAGAATCTATGAGGTTTTTATTTATCTATATTTTTTATCTATGAAATACTAGGCACTTTTACTACTTCATTTACATCTGCATTATAATCAACTCCTTCAACTTTAAATCCGAATAAATTAAAGAAATCATTACTATACCCTTCTAAATCTCCTATTTCTGATAAGTTTTCAGAAGTTG belongs to Tenacibaculum sp. MAR_2010_89 and includes:
- a CDS encoding mechanosensitive ion channel family protein → MSLNKHLFYNYLQELGFSINTSKYLNLFILLILFLIAIYVIDIITRKVFQSISVRIAKTSKTNFDDILLANKLPTNIAHLIPVFLFFELIPILFYDFEYIRNLIIKSVQIISIVLVIKIVRSILNSIKDYLKTLPKFKDKPIDSYIQVFMIFAWFSGFILSFAIITNQSILAFFTALGAASAIIILIFKDTILGFVASIQVSVNDMVRIGDWITFEKFGADGDVIEISLATVKVQNFDKTITTIPTYALISDSFKNWRGMVNSQGRRIKRALNIKINSIKHLSNEDIDKLKSVQLIEEYLTMRQKKINNFNKEYNINKGLLLNGRNLTNIGVFRKYAQTYIEMHPAINNDMMIMVRQLAPTSQGLPLEIYAFSADKNWKNYEYIVSDIFDHLLASIKHFDLEIFELPTNTNF